The Micromonospora sp. NBC_01740 genome includes a window with the following:
- a CDS encoding MXAN_6230/SCO0854 family RING domain-containing protein, whose translation MDPLAGVLLRRAGRVAGVGTGAAPADGVAWVAALEADLAGRGWLLRDDLRTAATRLPAAVRVRWADWLLATIDEMVGADRPMLPLHRSFPDTPRDVEAVYVRRLLTHLFAMPGAPCVLCGREDGGAPLDPCGHPVCPACFPPEQVTACPICGRRLAAGDTYLPIVAPSAPVRRPPRRAGASAGDAGEHPVPAAPPLPMRLAGLETDPVGAAVRLRDELVARPAALSESDRADLGVLVDATASGRLDWLPEVVPARETLALVVARALHAATGTPGYRDVVAAARRRWSTATDVARTLWAYSGGDPGLVLPRRDDESAAPGVAWRPVHEPAVVVPVTRVRALPRPLRRAALAHLDACGAGGAAEDLRRHPAVWKRLGERLHPYENVAAHPAAAVAFAALRGTRAARAGVLGAAIVAACARDPRRLVPTGHPDGTVTVRVKTHASLVEETLTGDDAAEAARLLTERPGELWRRLDHLLRVAGDDPTAYAAVEAAMRRTVARVAPGVLAAAAAQLTGRDKTVRATAVELAATARARSRRSEQAGAAPVLTVGLGDVLRAVARGVRGAGPAFLRGALRPGGEASPPAEAPPGGGTVEEPDTVEESGIVGGRPGPGMPRRVFHPRGSVVTTWTEPERRPPVPVPAITAVRELVDAELTARAARLGRFDVAVLDAALAEVPAPTRERAASAQLAGWPRGSVRALPGAQVLRFFLHWEDPGATRVDLDLSCVFFDRDWQRVGHCDFTRLRFAGDGAIHSGDLTSAPAPLGATEFLDLHLARLAERGVQYAVPTVLSYNAVPFEALTEALAGVMLPLNRGEQFDGARVAQRFDLRGNARMLLPMVVDLRSRRLLWTDLTLTGRGYGHSVDRHGDQLARAAADQWEHFLGGHHTTVLDLLAWHAVGRADRILVGHADRTYTEVPADVSAVRAAALMDTGGIRVPPDLAGRTVLAGAADPDALDRLVPAPAPVAPGSTVVTVTGTPGRPWTVLRAGDVLAGLGTG comes from the coding sequence ATGGATCCGCTGGCTGGGGTGCTGCTGCGACGCGCCGGCCGGGTCGCGGGGGTGGGCACGGGCGCCGCCCCTGCGGACGGTGTCGCCTGGGTGGCCGCGCTCGAGGCCGATCTGGCCGGTCGTGGCTGGCTGCTCCGGGACGACCTGCGCACGGCGGCGACCCGGCTGCCGGCGGCGGTGCGGGTCCGGTGGGCCGACTGGCTGCTGGCGACCATCGACGAGATGGTCGGCGCGGACCGCCCGATGCTGCCGCTCCACCGTTCGTTCCCCGACACCCCGCGCGACGTCGAGGCGGTCTACGTACGGCGGCTGCTGACCCATCTGTTCGCCATGCCTGGCGCGCCCTGCGTGCTGTGCGGCCGCGAGGACGGTGGCGCGCCGCTGGACCCGTGCGGCCATCCCGTCTGCCCGGCGTGCTTCCCGCCGGAGCAGGTCACCGCGTGCCCGATCTGCGGCCGCCGGCTGGCGGCGGGCGACACCTACCTCCCCATCGTCGCGCCGTCTGCCCCGGTGCGCCGCCCGCCGCGACGAGCCGGTGCGTCGGCCGGGGACGCCGGCGAGCACCCCGTCCCGGCCGCGCCGCCGCTGCCGATGCGCCTCGCCGGGCTCGAGACCGACCCGGTCGGCGCCGCGGTCCGGCTCCGGGACGAGCTGGTCGCCCGGCCCGCCGCGCTGAGCGAGTCCGACCGGGCCGACCTCGGGGTGCTGGTGGACGCCACCGCGTCGGGCCGCCTCGACTGGTTGCCCGAGGTGGTGCCCGCGCGGGAGACCCTCGCGCTGGTCGTCGCCCGGGCGCTGCACGCCGCGACGGGCACCCCCGGCTACCGCGACGTGGTCGCCGCGGCCCGGCGGCGGTGGTCGACCGCGACGGACGTGGCGCGAACCCTGTGGGCGTACTCGGGTGGGGACCCGGGGCTGGTCCTGCCGCGGCGCGACGACGAGTCCGCGGCTCCGGGCGTGGCCTGGCGTCCGGTCCACGAGCCCGCCGTCGTCGTGCCGGTCACCCGGGTGCGGGCCCTGCCCCGGCCGCTGCGGCGTGCGGCTCTCGCTCATCTCGACGCCTGCGGCGCCGGGGGCGCGGCGGAGGATCTGCGGCGGCATCCGGCCGTCTGGAAGCGCCTGGGCGAGCGGCTGCACCCGTACGAGAACGTGGCCGCGCACCCGGCGGCGGCCGTCGCCTTCGCCGCGTTGCGCGGCACCCGCGCGGCCCGCGCCGGTGTCCTCGGCGCGGCCATCGTGGCGGCCTGCGCCCGCGACCCCCGGCGGCTCGTGCCGACCGGGCACCCCGACGGCACGGTCACGGTCCGCGTCAAGACCCACGCGTCCCTGGTGGAGGAGACCCTGACCGGCGACGACGCGGCGGAGGCCGCCCGCCTGCTCACCGAACGTCCGGGCGAGCTGTGGCGCCGGCTCGACCACCTGCTGCGGGTCGCCGGCGACGATCCGACGGCGTACGCGGCCGTCGAGGCAGCCATGCGCCGGACCGTGGCCCGGGTGGCACCCGGCGTGCTCGCCGCGGCGGCGGCTCAACTGACCGGCCGCGACAAGACGGTACGGGCGACGGCCGTCGAGCTGGCGGCGACCGCGCGGGCGCGGTCCCGCCGCTCCGAGCAGGCGGGTGCCGCCCCGGTGCTCACCGTCGGCCTGGGCGACGTCCTGCGCGCCGTCGCGCGGGGCGTGCGCGGTGCCGGCCCCGCCTTCCTGCGGGGGGCGCTCCGGCCGGGCGGCGAGGCATCCCCTCCCGCCGAGGCGCCGCCCGGAGGCGGCACCGTCGAGGAGCCCGACACCGTCGAGGAGTCCGGGATCGTCGGTGGCCGTCCCGGTCCCGGTATGCCCCGGCGGGTGTTCCATCCCCGCGGCAGCGTCGTGACCACCTGGACCGAGCCCGAGCGCCGCCCGCCGGTGCCGGTGCCGGCGATCACCGCGGTACGCGAACTGGTCGACGCCGAGTTGACCGCCCGCGCCGCCCGGCTCGGCCGGTTCGACGTGGCCGTCCTCGACGCCGCCCTGGCCGAGGTGCCCGCGCCGACGCGGGAGCGGGCCGCCTCGGCGCAGCTGGCGGGGTGGCCCCGGGGCAGTGTGCGGGCCCTGCCCGGCGCGCAGGTGTTGCGGTTCTTCCTGCACTGGGAGGACCCGGGCGCCACGCGGGTCGACCTCGACCTGTCCTGCGTGTTCTTCGACCGGGACTGGCAGCGGGTGGGCCACTGCGACTTCACCCGGTTGCGTTTCGCTGGCGACGGCGCGATCCACTCCGGCGACCTCACCTCCGCCCCGGCTCCGCTCGGGGCCACCGAGTTCCTCGACCTCCACCTGGCCCGTCTCGCCGAGCGCGGCGTGCAGTACGCGGTGCCGACCGTCCTCAGTTACAACGCCGTGCCGTTCGAGGCCCTCACGGAGGCGCTCGCCGGCGTCATGCTGCCCCTCAACAGGGGCGAGCAGTTCGACGGGGCCCGCGTCGCGCAGCGGTTCGACCTGCGCGGCAACGCCCGGATGCTGCTGCCGATGGTCGTGGACCTGCGTTCCCGGCGGTTGCTCTGGACCGACCTGACCCTGACCGGCCGTGGCTACGGCCACAGCGTCGACCGCCACGGTGACCAGCTCGCCCGGGCGGCCGCCGACCAGTGGGAGCACTTCCTGGGCGGCCACCACACCACGGTCCTCGACCTGCTGGCGTGGCACGCGGTCGGGCGCGCCGACCGGATCCTGGTCGGCCACGCGGACCGCACCTACACCGAGGTGCCGGCCGACGTGTCCGCCGTCCGCGCGGCGGCGTTGATGGACACCGGCGGGATCCGCGTACCGCCCGACCTGGCCGGCCGCACGGTCCTAGCCGGCGCCGCCGACCCCGACGCCCTCGACCGCCTGGTTCCCGCGCCCGCCCCGGTCGCGCCGGGCTCGACGGTGGTGACGGTGACCGGCACGCCCGGTCGCCCGTGGACGGTGCTGCGCGCCGGCGACGTGCTCGCCGGGCTGGGCACCGGCTGA
- a CDS encoding MFS transporter, whose translation MSRRTDPVRRPLWRDRNFGAYWAAQSLSAAGDSFAYIAVPLLVLHATGSVAQMGLLTAAAGAAAVGAGIFGGVLVDRYDRRKLMITADLVRLVLYGLIPLAWLGGPQVWLLFVVLPICEAAGMVFQVAAVTAVRNLVDRPRITEANGRLQATYAAAAVLGPLLAGVVSARFGATAAIAINAASFALSAFGLWLVRLRRSDEGATAGGAAGREGRLAEFLAGARFLWRQPVLRSLTILLSVFIFLTYGFTDVLVYHVKHDLGGSDGTVGTVLGLAALGTVVGALLVAPLRRRRGFGITWIGAHAVCGLAIVGIGVVGSVRGVTVLTAVYLCGVSVGGICSMSLRQEITPDHLLGRVTSAFWSTHYALGPAGAAVLTWAAGRYGVTAVTVVAGAGCLLVAVGGLFTPIRRAGSEPMARPSATPRPATSQAS comes from the coding sequence ATGAGCCGACGCACCGATCCGGTTCGGCGTCCCCTGTGGCGCGATCGCAACTTCGGCGCCTACTGGGCTGCGCAGTCGCTCTCCGCCGCCGGCGACTCGTTCGCCTACATCGCGGTGCCGCTGCTCGTGCTCCACGCGACCGGGTCGGTCGCCCAGATGGGCCTGCTCACGGCCGCGGCCGGTGCCGCGGCCGTCGGCGCGGGGATCTTCGGCGGCGTCCTGGTCGACCGGTACGACAGGCGCAAACTGATGATCACCGCCGACCTGGTCCGGCTGGTGCTCTACGGCCTCATCCCCCTGGCCTGGCTCGGTGGCCCGCAGGTCTGGCTGCTCTTCGTCGTGCTGCCGATCTGCGAGGCCGCGGGCATGGTGTTCCAGGTCGCCGCGGTGACGGCGGTGCGCAACCTCGTCGACCGGCCCAGGATCACCGAGGCCAACGGTCGCCTTCAGGCGACGTACGCGGCGGCGGCCGTGCTCGGGCCGCTGCTCGCCGGCGTGGTGTCGGCCCGCTTCGGCGCCACGGCGGCCATCGCCATCAACGCGGCCAGCTTCGCCCTGTCGGCCTTCGGCCTCTGGCTGGTGCGGCTGCGGCGGTCCGACGAGGGTGCGACGGCCGGCGGCGCGGCGGGGCGCGAGGGCCGGCTGGCCGAGTTCCTCGCCGGTGCGCGGTTCCTCTGGCGGCAGCCCGTGCTCCGCTCGCTGACCATCCTGCTGTCGGTCTTCATCTTCCTGACGTACGGCTTCACCGACGTCCTCGTCTACCACGTCAAGCACGACCTCGGCGGCTCCGACGGCACGGTCGGCACGGTGCTGGGGTTGGCGGCCCTGGGCACGGTCGTCGGGGCGCTGCTGGTGGCGCCGCTGCGCCGCAGGCGTGGCTTCGGCATCACCTGGATCGGCGCGCACGCGGTGTGCGGCCTCGCCATCGTGGGCATCGGCGTCGTGGGGAGCGTACGGGGTGTCACCGTGCTGACCGCGGTCTACCTGTGCGGCGTCAGCGTGGGCGGGATCTGCTCGATGTCGCTGCGCCAGGAGATCACGCCGGACCACCTGCTCGGGCGGGTCACCTCGGCGTTCTGGAGCACGCACTACGCGCTCGGCCCGGCCGGCGCCGCCGTGCTGACCTGGGCGGCGGGCCGCTACGGCGTCACCGCGGTCACCGTCGTCGCGGGAGCGGGGTGCCTCCTGGTCGCGGTCGGCGGGCTGTTCACCCCGATCCGCCGCGCCGGCTCGGAGCCGATGGCCCGCCCGTCGGCGACCCCGCGGCCCGCGACCAGCCAGGCGTCGTGA
- a CDS encoding nitroreductase, with amino-acid sequence MDLAAFRALAPLCWRAPSAHNTQPWRLDHQPDAVRVGWEPAHTLPAADPSGRDLRLSLGAFVETCLVVAADAGLRLRFVADHCAADRRAGWLRASPHRYDTPFDAAQVLTRRTHRGRFSAGPDAEVLAAADAVARASGGTVRAVPDAGRLARLLRTADRQTYAEPAVVAELRSWLRLTPAHPDYHADGLTDRCLGLSGREATALRAALAAYPFLRPLGLPRLLAAASGNPLARGGAVIVLIGPPGTDDATHVEFGRVLARVWLTLHAAGLAAHPLSQLIDTAATRDALGSLLGVAPERLLHVARVGRPVGPAAPSARRLGGSGQGYR; translated from the coding sequence ATGGACCTCGCGGCGTTCCGCGCCCTGGCGCCGCTCTGCTGGCGGGCGCCGAGCGCGCACAACACCCAGCCGTGGCGCCTCGACCACCAGCCCGATGCGGTCCGGGTCGGCTGGGAACCGGCGCACACCCTGCCGGCGGCCGATCCGTCCGGCCGGGACCTGCGGCTGTCCCTGGGCGCCTTCGTCGAGACCTGTCTGGTCGTCGCGGCCGACGCCGGGCTCCGGCTGCGCTTCGTCGCCGACCACTGTGCCGCCGACCGTCGGGCAGGCTGGCTGCGGGCGTCCCCGCACCGCTACGACACCCCGTTCGACGCGGCGCAGGTGCTCACCCGCCGCACCCACCGGGGCCGGTTCTCGGCCGGCCCGGACGCCGAGGTGCTGGCCGCCGCCGACGCCGTCGCGCGGGCGTCGGGCGGGACGGTCCGGGCCGTACCGGACGCCGGCCGGCTGGCCCGCCTGCTGAGGACCGCCGACCGGCAGACGTACGCGGAACCCGCGGTGGTCGCCGAGCTGCGGTCGTGGCTGCGGCTCACGCCGGCGCACCCGGACTACCACGCCGACGGGCTCACCGACCGGTGCCTGGGTCTGTCCGGGCGCGAGGCGACCGCGTTGCGGGCGGCGCTGGCGGCGTACCCGTTCCTGCGCCCGCTGGGCCTGCCCCGGCTCCTCGCGGCGGCGTCCGGCAACCCGCTCGCACGCGGTGGCGCCGTGATCGTCCTGATCGGACCGCCCGGGACGGACGACGCGACACATGTCGAATTCGGTCGGGTGCTCGCGCGCGTGTGGCTGACCCTGCACGCGGCCGGGCTGGCGGCGCACCCGCTGAGCCAGCTGATCGACACCGCCGCGACCCGCGACGCCCTCGGCTCGCTGCTGGGCGTGGCGCCGGAGCGCCTGCTGCACGTGGCCCGCGTCGGCCGGCCGGTGGGCCCGGCGGCACCCTCGGCGCGCCGGCTCGGCGGCTCCGGGCAGGGCTACCGTTGA
- a CDS encoding DUF4188 domain-containing protein gives MRTRDFSRAPARAQAGAMFFGATRYRGPLAILRLFPAWRRMVRDMRRMSGYRWHRVYWEFPFTLGTVAFFTDREALMRFARSRHHRKLMVWLTDGDRNATAGFIRLFTAEPDGYSNGLWRAESTELGHIETFTPLGSETVGPAVRR, from the coding sequence ATGCGTACCCGTGACTTCTCCCGCGCCCCCGCGCGGGCCCAGGCCGGCGCCATGTTCTTCGGCGCCACCCGCTACCGCGGGCCGCTGGCGATCCTGCGGCTCTTTCCGGCCTGGCGCCGGATGGTCCGCGACATGCGCCGCATGTCCGGATACCGCTGGCACCGGGTGTACTGGGAGTTCCCGTTCACCCTCGGCACCGTCGCGTTCTTCACCGACCGCGAGGCACTGATGCGCTTCGCCCGCTCCCGCCACCACCGCAAGCTGATGGTCTGGCTCACCGACGGCGACCGCAACGCCACCGCGGGCTTCATCCGGCTCTTCACCGCCGAACCCGACGGCTACTCCAACGGCCTGTGGCGGGCCGAGTCCACCGAGTTGGGGCACATCGAGACGTTCACTCCGCTGGGCTCGGAGACGGTGGGGCCGGCGGTGCGGCGATGA
- a CDS encoding phenylacetate--CoA ligase family protein, translated as MAETLHRYADPSFLTAPRLTAGERWRRVRLTISGRLIGAAVRLAGSHPASWRWSARRHHRALDVLAAANARAGCALAALDVPAYRAFLRARPAGARRRLRDFPETDKVSYVVPFDAARRCRGGRLPERGVVVDESAGSSGRPFNWPRGERELRAVHRDIVGYTSLVFPMRRPFVINAYSMGAWATGTTTGAAMARIAVVKNTGPDLGKIVDTLREFGPDFDYLVTAYPPFLKHLRDRLDAEGFDWSRHRIFASCGGEAMTEALRAYLEERFLRVRSAYGASDLTIGIGAETRFTVWLRRRLRDDPELRAALLGADEQRLPMAFQYNPLATYLETNERRELLCTITGPDVLQPRLRYNVGDEALLVGYRRILDLVRGDPRRWAECRAALASERMTLPVLLLFGRRDSTVSYLGANLYPQDVEYGLYADNPYAAEISRFCLSLAEDAALETRPVVHLELRRPLSGSDREALAAACRSGVRGHLAAVSRDFAQSLTEDPTAGDLRIELHEPDAGPFAGQQKIKNVYLKG; from the coding sequence ATGGCCGAGACGCTGCATCGATACGCTGATCCGTCCTTTCTCACGGCACCACGTCTGACGGCCGGCGAGCGCTGGCGCCGGGTACGTCTGACGATCTCCGGTCGGTTGATCGGGGCGGCGGTGCGGCTCGCCGGCAGCCATCCCGCCTCGTGGCGGTGGTCGGCCCGGCGGCACCACCGGGCGCTGGACGTGCTCGCGGCGGCGAACGCGCGCGCCGGTTGTGCGCTCGCCGCGCTGGACGTCCCGGCGTACCGCGCCTTCCTGCGCGCCCGGCCGGCCGGGGCCCGCCGCCGGCTGCGGGACTTCCCGGAGACCGACAAGGTGAGCTACGTCGTCCCCTTCGACGCGGCCCGGCGCTGCCGGGGCGGACGACTGCCGGAGCGGGGCGTGGTGGTCGACGAGTCGGCCGGCTCGTCGGGCCGGCCCTTCAACTGGCCCCGGGGCGAGCGCGAGCTGCGCGCGGTGCACCGCGACATCGTCGGCTACACCAGCCTGGTCTTCCCGATGCGTCGTCCGTTCGTCATCAACGCCTACTCGATGGGCGCGTGGGCGACCGGGACGACGACCGGCGCCGCGATGGCCCGGATCGCGGTGGTCAAGAACACCGGCCCGGACCTCGGCAAGATCGTCGACACGCTTCGCGAGTTCGGCCCGGACTTCGACTACCTGGTGACCGCGTACCCGCCGTTCCTCAAGCACCTGCGCGACCGGCTCGACGCCGAGGGCTTCGACTGGTCGCGCCACCGCATCTTCGCCAGCTGCGGGGGAGAGGCGATGACGGAGGCGTTGCGCGCCTACCTGGAGGAACGGTTCCTGCGGGTCCGGTCGGCGTACGGCGCTTCGGACCTGACCATCGGCATCGGCGCGGAGACCCGGTTCACCGTGTGGCTGCGGCGGCGCCTGCGTGACGACCCCGAGCTGCGGGCGGCACTGCTCGGCGCCGACGAGCAGCGGTTGCCGATGGCGTTCCAGTACAACCCGCTGGCCACCTACCTGGAGACCAACGAGCGCCGGGAACTGCTCTGCACGATCACCGGACCCGACGTCCTGCAACCACGGCTGCGGTACAACGTCGGCGACGAGGCGCTGCTCGTCGGGTACCGACGGATCCTCGACCTGGTCCGCGGCGACCCGCGGCGCTGGGCCGAGTGCCGCGCGGCGCTGGCCAGCGAGCGGATGACCCTGCCGGTGCTGCTGCTGTTCGGCCGGCGCGACTCGACGGTGTCGTACCTGGGCGCCAACCTCTACCCCCAGGACGTGGAGTACGGCCTCTACGCCGACAACCCGTACGCCGCCGAGATCAGCCGGTTCTGCCTGTCGCTGGCCGAGGACGCCGCGCTGGAGACCCGGCCCGTGGTCCACCTGGAACTGCGCCGCCCACTGTCCGGGTCGGACCGCGAGGCTCTCGCCGCCGCCTGCCGCAGCGGGGTACGCGGACACCTGGCGGCCGTCTCCCGCGACTTCGCGCAGTCGCTGACCGAGGACCCGACGGCCGGTGATCTCCGCATCGAGCTGCACGAACCGGACGCCGGCCCGTTCGCCGGACAGCAGAAGATCAAGAACGTCTACCTGAAGGGCTGA
- a CDS encoding alpha/beta hydrolase, translated as MDETPSFLRPFVLTPTARQPEREANLDWYVPEGGGPHPAVVLVHGGPLPPGPHQGPRDWPVFRGYGCLLADLGLLAVTVEHRMRVVVGPQGPVTDCPTAALDVASAVERVRADPRVDGGRIALWFFSGGGLLSTDWLRDRPSWLRAVALTYPVLAPLPGWGVDPRFAPGAAIGAAGGPVPPLLITRVGREGEEMAETVAAFLDAAGDAGVRVEVIDVPGGQHGFDMLDHTDESRRAVEQAADWISQRLAR; from the coding sequence ATGGACGAGACGCCGAGCTTCCTTCGCCCCTTCGTGCTGACGCCGACGGCACGCCAGCCCGAGCGGGAGGCGAATCTCGACTGGTACGTGCCGGAGGGCGGCGGTCCGCACCCCGCCGTGGTCCTCGTCCACGGTGGACCGCTGCCACCCGGCCCGCACCAGGGTCCCCGCGACTGGCCGGTCTTCCGCGGCTACGGCTGCCTTCTCGCCGACCTCGGTCTCCTGGCCGTCACCGTCGAGCACCGGATGCGCGTCGTCGTCGGTCCGCAGGGCCCCGTCACCGACTGCCCGACCGCCGCCCTCGACGTCGCCTCGGCCGTGGAGCGGGTCCGCGCCGACCCGCGCGTCGACGGCGGGCGGATCGCCCTGTGGTTCTTCTCCGGCGGGGGACTGCTGAGCACGGACTGGCTGCGGGACCGGCCTTCCTGGCTGCGAGCGGTGGCACTGACGTACCCCGTCCTCGCGCCGCTGCCGGGTTGGGGCGTCGACCCGCGCTTCGCGCCGGGCGCGGCGATCGGCGCGGCGGGTGGGCCCGTACCTCCGCTGCTGATCACCCGGGTCGGCCGGGAAGGGGAGGAGATGGCCGAGACGGTCGCGGCGTTCCTCGACGCGGCGGGCGACGCCGGCGTACGGGTGGAGGTGATCGACGTACCGGGCGGGCAGCACGGGTTCGACATGCTGGACCACACCGACGAGTCCCGGCGGGCGGTCGAGCAGGCGGCCGACTGGATCTCGCAGCGACTGGCCCGGTGA
- a CDS encoding MBL fold metallo-hydrolase produces MELTKYGHACVRLEKAGRALVIDPGAMTPEPEALADVEAVLITHEHFDHFEPDRLHAAVAVDPALAVYTCPGVARHLTGLEDRVHVVREGDVLHVAGFRVRVVGEKHHRSHPDVPPVDNVGFLIDEEVFHPGDALTVVDVPTLLVPGQAPWMTVPDLIEHLRRTAPRRAYAIHDGLLNDWGLRVLDGVLRSEADRLGADIRRLRPGERVHLVG; encoded by the coding sequence ATGGAGCTGACCAAGTACGGCCACGCCTGCGTCCGACTGGAGAAGGCGGGGCGTGCGCTCGTCATCGACCCCGGCGCGATGACGCCCGAGCCCGAGGCGTTGGCGGACGTGGAGGCGGTGCTCATCACCCACGAACACTTCGATCACTTCGAGCCCGACCGGCTGCACGCGGCCGTCGCGGTCGATCCCGCTCTGGCCGTCTACACCTGTCCGGGTGTCGCCCGGCACCTGACGGGCCTGGAGGATCGGGTCCACGTGGTCCGCGAGGGCGACGTGCTGCACGTGGCGGGCTTCCGGGTACGGGTGGTCGGGGAGAAACACCACCGCAGCCACCCCGACGTCCCGCCCGTGGACAACGTCGGCTTCCTGATCGACGAGGAGGTCTTCCATCCCGGTGACGCGCTGACCGTCGTGGACGTGCCCACGCTGCTCGTGCCCGGCCAGGCGCCGTGGATGACCGTCCCCGACCTGATCGAGCACCTACGCCGGACGGCACCCCGGCGCGCCTACGCCATCCACGACGGCCTCCTCAACGACTGGGGCCTGCGGGTGCTCGACGGCGTTCTGCGGAGCGAGGCCGACCGCCTGGGCGCCGACATCCGCCGCCTGCGACCCGGGGAGCGTGTCCACCTCGTCGGTTGA
- a CDS encoding GNAT family N-acetyltransferase gives MDTADLAARLACVRRTWTPQQRLHVGNVAWSHAHGDGSAAPDRTLAWCRPLLGFADIWLPASAEEPANASLHLSPRTMTPRQLVDALDELRQVAPRVSLEVPLQQTELIDALSARGFVESGGPWFAQLWRSLADLSDLEAHTVPDGYSIRAVRPDELAARVEVHRRCWDPARIRRMLGLPVTGDEGSSSYSIDRHLAVTATPVYRGELDMVAVAADGSLAAFGLGWLDAESGSVLFEPVGTGPHHAGRGLGRAVCAEILRAARDLGATQAVVGPRGDGGYPVPRRLYEGLRMREVAQVVRFATA, from the coding sequence GTGGACACTGCCGATCTCGCCGCGCGCCTGGCCTGCGTCCGGCGAACCTGGACCCCGCAGCAGCGGCTGCACGTCGGCAACGTCGCCTGGTCCCACGCCCACGGGGACGGCAGCGCGGCCCCTGACCGCACCCTCGCCTGGTGCCGCCCCCTGCTGGGTTTCGCCGACATCTGGCTACCGGCGTCGGCCGAGGAGCCGGCGAACGCGTCGCTCCACCTGTCGCCGCGAACCATGACCCCCCGCCAACTGGTGGACGCGCTCGACGAGCTACGACAGGTCGCTCCCCGCGTCAGCCTGGAGGTGCCCCTACAGCAGACCGAGCTCATCGACGCGCTGTCGGCGCGGGGTTTCGTCGAGTCCGGTGGGCCGTGGTTCGCGCAGCTGTGGCGCAGTCTCGCGGACCTGTCCGACCTCGAGGCGCACACCGTCCCCGACGGCTACTCGATTCGCGCCGTCCGTCCCGACGAGCTGGCGGCTCGGGTCGAGGTGCACCGTCGCTGCTGGGACCCGGCACGCATCAGGCGCATGCTCGGCCTTCCGGTGACCGGCGATGAGGGCAGCTCGAGCTACTCGATCGACAGACACCTGGCGGTGACGGCCACTCCGGTCTACCGCGGGGAGCTGGACATGGTCGCCGTGGCAGCTGACGGATCGCTGGCCGCCTTCGGTCTGGGATGGCTCGACGCGGAGTCGGGGTCGGTCTTGTTCGAGCCGGTCGGGACCGGGCCGCACCACGCCGGGCGTGGACTGGGGCGCGCCGTGTGCGCCGAGATCCTGCGGGCGGCACGTGACCTCGGCGCCACCCAGGCGGTGGTCGGCCCGCGCGGCGACGGCGGATACCCGGTGCCACGCCGGCTCTACGAAGGGCTGCGGATGCGGGAGGTCGCCCAGGTCGTCCGCTTCGCCACCGCATGA